From one Rhodamnia argentea isolate NSW1041297 chromosome 1, ASM2092103v1, whole genome shotgun sequence genomic stretch:
- the LOC115731463 gene encoding probable aldo-keto reductase 4 isoform X1, which produces MASMVRRIKLGSQGLEVSAQGLGCMGMSAGYGAPKSESDMIALIHHAVGSGVTFLDTSDIYGPGTNEILLGKALKGGVRQKVELATKFALSFADGKAEVRGDPVYVRAACEASLKRLDIDCIDLYYQHRIDTRVPIEVTIGELKKLIEEGKIKYIGLSEASASTIRRAHAVHPITAVQLEWSLWTRDVEAEIVPTCRELGIGIVAYSPLGRGFFSVGSKLLENLSEDDFRRSLPRFQPENLAHNAKLFDGVNEIAQRKGCTPSQLALAWVHHQGNDVCPIPGTTKIENFNQNIGALYVRLTPDEMAELESIASADNVKGDRYASSIPTWANSDTPPLSSWKAA; this is translated from the exons ATGGCATCCATGGTGAGGAGGATCAAATTGGGGTCGCAGGGTCTCGAGGTGTCGGCGCAGGGGCTGGGCTGCATGGGCATGTCTGCCGGCTACGGTGCTCCCAAGTCCGAGTCCGACATGATCGCGCTCATCCACCACGCCGTCGGCTCCGGCGTCACCTTCCTCGACACCTCCGACATCTACGGCCCAGGCACCAACGAAATCCTCCTCGGAAAG GCACTGAAGGGAGGGGTGAGACAGAAGGTGGAATTGGCGACCAAGTTTGCACTCAGCTTCGCGGACGGCAAGGCGGAGGTCCGGGGTGATCCGGTGTATGTGAGGGCAGCTTGCGAGGCCAGCTTGAAGCGGCTCGACATTGATTGCATCGACCTCTACTACCAGCACCGTATCGACACTCGGGTCCCCATCGAAGTCACT ATCGGGGAGCTAAAGAAACTCATTGAAGAAGGCAAAATCAAGTACATCGGTTTATCGGAGGCCTCTGCGTCGACCATCAGAAGAGCCCATGCTGTTCATCCCATCACTGCAGTGCAATTGGAGTGGTCGCTGTGGACAAGAGATGTGGAGGCAGAGATCGTTCCCACATGTCG GGAGCTTGGCATTGGAATTGTTGCCTACAGTCCTTTAGGACGAGGATTCTTTTCTGTTGGTTCCAAGTTATTGGAGAATTTATCTGAGGATGACTTTAGACGG TCTCTACCAAGGTTCCAGCCAGAGAACTTGGCTCACAATGCAAAGTTGTTTGACGGAGTGAATGAAATTGCGCAAAGAAAGGGATGCACCCCTTCACAGTTAGCCCTCGCCTGGGTACACCACCAGGGCAACGACGTCTGCCCGATTCCTGGCACGACCAAGATCGAAAATTTCAACCAGAACATTGGAGCCCTGTACGTGAGGCTTACACCAGATGAAATGGCTGAGCTGGAATCAATTGCTTCTGCAGACAATGTCAAGGGTGATAGGTATGCAAGCAGCATTCCAACGTGGGCAAACTCCGATACTCCACCCCTTTCCTCATGGAAAGCTGCTTAG
- the LOC115731463 gene encoding probable aldo-keto reductase 4 isoform X2 — MASMVRRIKLGSQGLEVSAQGLGCMGMSAGYGAPKSESDMIALIHHAVGSGVTFLDTSDIYGPGTNEILLGKALKGGVRQKVELATKFALSFADGKAEVRGDPVYVRAACEASLKRLDIDCIDLYYQHRIDTRVPIEVTIGELKKLIEEGKIKYIGLSEASASTIRRAHAVHPITAVQLEWSLWTRDVEAEIVPTCRELGIGIVAYSPLGRGFFSVGSKLLENLSEDDFRRVCFC, encoded by the exons ATGGCATCCATGGTGAGGAGGATCAAATTGGGGTCGCAGGGTCTCGAGGTGTCGGCGCAGGGGCTGGGCTGCATGGGCATGTCTGCCGGCTACGGTGCTCCCAAGTCCGAGTCCGACATGATCGCGCTCATCCACCACGCCGTCGGCTCCGGCGTCACCTTCCTCGACACCTCCGACATCTACGGCCCAGGCACCAACGAAATCCTCCTCGGAAAG GCACTGAAGGGAGGGGTGAGACAGAAGGTGGAATTGGCGACCAAGTTTGCACTCAGCTTCGCGGACGGCAAGGCGGAGGTCCGGGGTGATCCGGTGTATGTGAGGGCAGCTTGCGAGGCCAGCTTGAAGCGGCTCGACATTGATTGCATCGACCTCTACTACCAGCACCGTATCGACACTCGGGTCCCCATCGAAGTCACT ATCGGGGAGCTAAAGAAACTCATTGAAGAAGGCAAAATCAAGTACATCGGTTTATCGGAGGCCTCTGCGTCGACCATCAGAAGAGCCCATGCTGTTCATCCCATCACTGCAGTGCAATTGGAGTGGTCGCTGTGGACAAGAGATGTGGAGGCAGAGATCGTTCCCACATGTCG GGAGCTTGGCATTGGAATTGTTGCCTACAGTCCTTTAGGACGAGGATTCTTTTCTGTTGGTTCCAAGTTATTGGAGAATTTATCTGAGGATGACTTTAGACGGGTTTGTTTCTGCTGA
- the LOC115745205 gene encoding probable aldo-keto reductase 2 isoform X1, translating to MASAVRRIKLGSQGLEVSAQGLGCMGMSAFYGPPKPESDMIALIHHAVGAGVTFLDTSDIYGPHTNEILLGKALKGGVRQKVELATKFGISFADGKREVRGDPAYVRAACEASLKRLDIDCIDLYYQHRIDTRVPIEVTIGELKKLVEEGKIKYIGLSEASASTIRRAHAVHPITAVQLEWSLWTRDVEAEIIPTCRELGIGIVAYSPLGRGFFSLGPKLLENVSKDDFRQYQPRFQPENLAHNAKLFDRVNEIAQRKGCTPSQLALAWVHHQGNDVCPIPGTTKIENFNQNIGALSVKLTPEEMAELESIASADNVKGGRYDSGVSTWENSETPPLSSWKPA from the exons ATGGCGTCGGCGGTGAGGAGGATCAAACTGGGGTCGCAGGGTCTCGAGGTCTCCGCCCAGGGGCTGGGCTGTATGGGCATGTCCGCCTTCTACGGCCCACCCAAGCCCGAGTCCGACATGATCGCGCTCATCCACCACGCCGTCGGCGCCGGCGTCACCTTCCTCGACACCTCCGACATCTACGGCCCTCACACCAACGAAATCCTCCTCGGAAAG GCACTGAAGGGAGGGGTGAGACAGAAGGTGGAATTGGCGACCAAGTTTGGGATCAGCTTCGCCGACGGGAAGAGGGAGGTCCGGGGCGATCCGGCGTACGTGAGGGCGGCTTGCGAGGCCAGCTTGAAGCGGCTCGACATCGACTGCATCGACCTCTACTACCAGCACCGTATCGACACTCGCGTCCCCATAGAAGTCACT ATCGGAGAACTTAAGAAGCTCGTTGAAGAGGGTAAAATCAAGTACATCGGTTTATCCGAGGCCTCTGCGTCCACTATCAGAAGAGCACATGCTGTTCATCCTATCACAGCGGTGCAATTGGAGTGGTCGCTGTGGACAAGAGATGTGGAGGCAGAAATCATTCCCACGTGCAG GGAGCTTGGCATTGGAATTGTTGCCTATAGTCCTTTAGGACGAGGATTCTTTTCTCTAGGCCCCAAGTTGTTGGAGAATGTCTCCAAGGATGATTTCAGACAG TACCAACCAAGGTTCCAGCCAGAGAACTTGGCTCACAATGCGAAGTTATTCGACCGAGTGAATGAAATTGCGCAAAGAAAGGGATGCACCCCATCACAGTTAGCCCTTGCCTGGGTACACCACCAGGGCAACGACGTCTGCCCGATTCCCGGCACGACCAAGATCGAGAATTTCAACCAGAACATTGGAGCTCTGTCTGTGAAGCTTACTCCGGAAGAGATGGCCGAGCTCGAATCGATTGCATCTGCGGACAATGTCAAGGGTGGCAGGTACGATAGCGGCGTGTCTACATGGGAAAACTCTGAAACTCCACCCCTTTCGTCATGGAAACCTGCTTAG